In Notamacropus eugenii isolate mMacEug1 chromosome 1, mMacEug1.pri_v2, whole genome shotgun sequence, one genomic interval encodes:
- the ZFP36L2 gene encoding mRNA decay activator protein ZFP36L2 isoform X1, giving the protein MSTTLLSAFYDIDFFCKQTEKSLTNLNLNSMLDKKAVGTPVTASPSSSFTPGFLRRHSTSNLQALAHPAPSPAAGPGSCSPKFGGSGGGGSPGGSGSYSNLKEPSGGGGGAGTTALLNKENKFRDRSFSENGDRSQHLLQLQQQQQKAGGSQINSTRYKTELCRPFEESGTCKYGEKCQFAHGFHELRSLTRHPKYKTELCRTFHTIGFCPYGPRCHFIHNAEERRPSPAGAAGGGGGDLRAFSPRDALHLAFPAHPREPRPKLHHSLSFSGFSSAHHQPPGGLEAALLESPTSRTPPPASSCSSSSAASSSSSCSSASSSSCSSSASSSSSSSAAAPSCCSPTAAAAAAAAAALLYGAGGGGEDLLPPAPCAACANSAFAPFSGQELGSLIAPLAIHTHNFAVAAAYYRSQQQPPAAPHPTAAPASPPFSFQPLRRLSESPVFDAPPSPPDSLSDRESYLSGSLSSGSLSGSESPSLDSGRRLPIFSRLSISDD; this is encoded by the exons ATGTCGACCACACTTTTGTCCGCCTTCTATGACATCGACTTCTTCTGCAAG CAGACGGAGAAATCCCTGACCAACCTCAACCTGAACAGCATGCTGGACAAGAAGGCCGTGGGCACGCCCGTGACCGCCTCCCCCAGCTCGAGCTTCACGCCGGGATTTCTCCGGAGGCACTCCACCAGCAACCTGCAGGCCCTCGCCCACCCCGCCCCGAGCCCGGCCGCGGGCCCCGGCAGCTGCTCGCCCAAGttcggcggcagcggcggcggcggcagcccGGGCGGCTCCGGCTCGTACAGCAACCTCAAGGAGCCGTCGGGGGGAGGCGGCGGCGCCGGCACCACGGCCCTGCTCAACAAGGAGAACAAGTTCCGGGACCGCTCGTTCAGCGAGAACGGCGACCGCAGCCAGCACCTCctgcagctgcagcagcagcagcagaaggcGGGCGGCTCCCAGATCAACTCCACGCGCTACAAGACGGAGCTGTGCCGCCCCTTCGAAGAGAGCGGCACCTGCAAGTACGGCGAGAAGTGCCAGTTCGCCCACGGCTTCCACGAGCTGCGCAGCCTGACCCGCCACCCCAAGTACAAGACGGAGCTGTGCCGCACCTTCCACACCATCGGCTTCTGCCCTTACGGGCCCCGCTGCCACTTCATCCACAACGCCGAGGAGCGCCGGCCCTCGCCGGCGGGGGCCGCGGGGGGCGGCGGGGGCGACCTCCGGGCCTTCAGCCCCCGGGACGCCCTGCACCTGGCCTTCCCGGCGCACCCGCGGGAGCCCAGGCCCAAGCTGCACCACAGCCTCAGCTTCTCGGGCTTCTCCTCGGCGCACCACCAGCCCCCGGGCGGCCTGGAGGCGGCCCTGCTGGAGAGCCCCACGTCCCGGACGCCGCCGCCGGCCTCGTCCTGCTCGTCCTCCTCCGCCGCGTCCTCGTCCTCGTCCTGCTCGTCCGCCTCCTCGTCGTCCTGCTCGTCCTCCGCGTCCTCCTCGTCCTCATCCTCGGCCGCCGCGCCCTCCTGCTGTTCCCCGACGGCGGCCGCGGCGGCGGCTGCGGCAGCGGCGCTGCTGTACGGGGCGGGCGGTGGGGGCGAGGACCTGCTGCCCCCGGCCCCGTGCGCCGCCTGCGCTAACAGCGCCTTCGCTCCCTTCTCGGGCCAGGAGCTCGGCAGCCTCATCGCACCTCTCGCCATTCACACCCACAACTTCGCCGTGGCGGCCGCCTACTACCGCAGCCAGCAGCAGCCGCCCGCCGCGCCCCACCCGACGGCCGCCCCGGCCTCCCCCCCCTTCAGCTTCCAGCCCCTGCGCCGCCTGTCCGAGTCGCCCGTGTTCGACGCGCCCCCCAGCCCCCCGGACTCGCTGTCGGACCGGGAGAGCTACCTGAGCGGCTCCCTGAGCTCCGGGAGCCTCAGCGGCTCCGAGTCCCCGAGCCTCGACTCCGGCCGCCGCCTGCCCATTTTCAGCCGCCTCTCCATCTCCGACGACTAA
- the ZFP36L2 gene encoding mRNA decay activator protein ZFP36L2 isoform X2 yields the protein MSTTLLSAFYDIDFFCKTEKSLTNLNLNSMLDKKAVGTPVTASPSSSFTPGFLRRHSTSNLQALAHPAPSPAAGPGSCSPKFGGSGGGGSPGGSGSYSNLKEPSGGGGGAGTTALLNKENKFRDRSFSENGDRSQHLLQLQQQQQKAGGSQINSTRYKTELCRPFEESGTCKYGEKCQFAHGFHELRSLTRHPKYKTELCRTFHTIGFCPYGPRCHFIHNAEERRPSPAGAAGGGGGDLRAFSPRDALHLAFPAHPREPRPKLHHSLSFSGFSSAHHQPPGGLEAALLESPTSRTPPPASSCSSSSAASSSSSCSSASSSSCSSSASSSSSSSAAAPSCCSPTAAAAAAAAAALLYGAGGGGEDLLPPAPCAACANSAFAPFSGQELGSLIAPLAIHTHNFAVAAAYYRSQQQPPAAPHPTAAPASPPFSFQPLRRLSESPVFDAPPSPPDSLSDRESYLSGSLSSGSLSGSESPSLDSGRRLPIFSRLSISDD from the exons ATGTCGACCACACTTTTGTCCGCCTTCTATGACATCGACTTCTTCTGCAAG ACGGAGAAATCCCTGACCAACCTCAACCTGAACAGCATGCTGGACAAGAAGGCCGTGGGCACGCCCGTGACCGCCTCCCCCAGCTCGAGCTTCACGCCGGGATTTCTCCGGAGGCACTCCACCAGCAACCTGCAGGCCCTCGCCCACCCCGCCCCGAGCCCGGCCGCGGGCCCCGGCAGCTGCTCGCCCAAGttcggcggcagcggcggcggcggcagcccGGGCGGCTCCGGCTCGTACAGCAACCTCAAGGAGCCGTCGGGGGGAGGCGGCGGCGCCGGCACCACGGCCCTGCTCAACAAGGAGAACAAGTTCCGGGACCGCTCGTTCAGCGAGAACGGCGACCGCAGCCAGCACCTCctgcagctgcagcagcagcagcagaaggcGGGCGGCTCCCAGATCAACTCCACGCGCTACAAGACGGAGCTGTGCCGCCCCTTCGAAGAGAGCGGCACCTGCAAGTACGGCGAGAAGTGCCAGTTCGCCCACGGCTTCCACGAGCTGCGCAGCCTGACCCGCCACCCCAAGTACAAGACGGAGCTGTGCCGCACCTTCCACACCATCGGCTTCTGCCCTTACGGGCCCCGCTGCCACTTCATCCACAACGCCGAGGAGCGCCGGCCCTCGCCGGCGGGGGCCGCGGGGGGCGGCGGGGGCGACCTCCGGGCCTTCAGCCCCCGGGACGCCCTGCACCTGGCCTTCCCGGCGCACCCGCGGGAGCCCAGGCCCAAGCTGCACCACAGCCTCAGCTTCTCGGGCTTCTCCTCGGCGCACCACCAGCCCCCGGGCGGCCTGGAGGCGGCCCTGCTGGAGAGCCCCACGTCCCGGACGCCGCCGCCGGCCTCGTCCTGCTCGTCCTCCTCCGCCGCGTCCTCGTCCTCGTCCTGCTCGTCCGCCTCCTCGTCGTCCTGCTCGTCCTCCGCGTCCTCCTCGTCCTCATCCTCGGCCGCCGCGCCCTCCTGCTGTTCCCCGACGGCGGCCGCGGCGGCGGCTGCGGCAGCGGCGCTGCTGTACGGGGCGGGCGGTGGGGGCGAGGACCTGCTGCCCCCGGCCCCGTGCGCCGCCTGCGCTAACAGCGCCTTCGCTCCCTTCTCGGGCCAGGAGCTCGGCAGCCTCATCGCACCTCTCGCCATTCACACCCACAACTTCGCCGTGGCGGCCGCCTACTACCGCAGCCAGCAGCAGCCGCCCGCCGCGCCCCACCCGACGGCCGCCCCGGCCTCCCCCCCCTTCAGCTTCCAGCCCCTGCGCCGCCTGTCCGAGTCGCCCGTGTTCGACGCGCCCCCCAGCCCCCCGGACTCGCTGTCGGACCGGGAGAGCTACCTGAGCGGCTCCCTGAGCTCCGGGAGCCTCAGCGGCTCCGAGTCCCCGAGCCTCGACTCCGGCCGCCGCCTGCCCATTTTCAGCCGCCTCTCCATCTCCGACGACTAA